Proteins encoded in a region of the Zea mays cultivar B73 chromosome 2, Zm-B73-REFERENCE-NAM-5.0, whole genome shotgun sequence genome:
- the LOC100037786 gene encoding WUS1 protein — protein sequence MAANVGAGRSAGGGGAGTGTGTAAGSGGVSTAVCRPSGSRWTPTPEQIRILKELYYGCGIRSPNSEQIQRITAMLRQHGKIEGKNVFYWFQNHKARERQKRRLTNLDVNVPVAADDSAHRLGVLSLSPSSGCSGAAPPSPTLGFYAGGNGSAVMLDTSSDWGSAAAMATEACFMQDYMGVMGGASPWACSSSSSEDPMAALALAPKVTRAPETLPLFPTGGGGDDRQPPRPRQSVPAGEAIRGGSSSSSYLPFWGAAPTPTGSATSVAIQQQHQLMQMQEQYSFYSNAQLLPGTGSQDAAATSLELSLSSWCSPYPAGTM from the exons ATGGCGGCCAACGTGGGCGCGGGCAGGAGTGCTGGCGGCGGCGGAGCCGGCACTGGCACTGGCACTGCTGCTGGCAGCGGCGGCGTGTCGACGGCCGTGTGCCGCCCTAGCGGCTCGCGGTGGACGCCGACGCCGGAGCAGATCAGGATCCTCAAGGAGCTCTACTACGGCTGCGGCATCCGGTCGCCCAACTCGGAGCAGATCCAGCGCATCACCGCCATGCTGCGGCAGCACGGCAAGATCGAGGGCAAGAACGTCTTCTACTGGTTCCAGAACCACAAGGCCCGCGagcgccagaagcgccgcctcacCAACCTCGACGTCAACGtgcccgtcgccgccgacgaCAGCGCCCACCGCCTTGGCGTCCTCTCGTTGTCGCCTTCTTCAGGTTGTTCAG GCGCGGCGCCTCCGTCGCCCACCCTCGGCTTCTACGCCGGCGGCAATGGCTCCGCTGTGATGCTGGACACGAGTTCCGATTGGGGCAGCGCTGCTGCCATGGCCACTGAGGCATGCTTCATGCAG GACTACATGGGCGTGATGGGCGGCGCGTCACCGTGGGCATGctcctcctcgtcgtcggaggacccGATGGcggcgctggcgctggcgccgaAGGTGACCCGGGCGCCCGAGACGCTCCCTCTCTTCCCGACCGGCGGCGGCGGAGACGATAGGCAGCCCCCGCGGCCGCGGCAGTCTGTCCCAGCAGGCGAGGCCAtccgcggcggcagcagcagcagcagctaccTTCCGTTCTGGGGTGCCGCGCCCACCCCAACTGGCAGTGCCACTTCCGTTGCGATCCAGCAGCAACACCAGCTGATGCAGATGCAAGAGCAGTACAGCTTTTACAGCAACGCCCAGCTGCTGCCCGGCACCGGCAGCCAGGATGCAGCAGCAACATCCCTGGAGCTGAGCCTCAGCTCCTGGTGCTCCCCTTACCCTGCAGGGACCATGTGA
- the LOC100381558 gene encoding U11/U12 small nuclear ribonucleoprotein 25 kDa protein: MDPSSGKPEEVAAYQSKEAKQARLQSMLAALLDDPILADVTRKPSLADVDTLINLELGSAMRLTVVKLDNTSFDVAVLNSATVKDLKLAIRKKINEIEQEKMGHRHISWKHVWDNYCLTHHNEKLIEDNSTLSSYGVRNNSKVCFSPHVMSRVHRKHSRRRKHRFFHGLSRKANPAL; encoded by the exons ATGGATCCGAGTTCCGGGAAGCCTGAGGAGGTGGCGGCTTACCAGAGCAAAGAGGCCAAGCAGGCGAGGCTTCAGTCCATGCTCGCCGCGCTCCTCGACGACCCCATACTTGCCGACGTCACCAGGAAGCCCTCCCTCGCCGACGTCGACACTCTGATAAACCTAGAGCTCGGCAGCGCCATGAGGCTGACCGTTGTCAAGTTGGATAACACTTCCTTCG ATGTGGCGGTGTTGAATTCCGCCACTGTCAAGGATCTGAAGCTGGCTATCAGGAAGAAGATAAATGAGATAGAACAAGAGAAGATGGGGCATCGTCATATCTCATG GAAGCATGTCTGGGATAACTACTGCTTGACACATCACAATGAGAAGTTGATAGAGGACAATTCAACGCTTTCTTCTTATGGCGTTCGGAATAACTCTAAG GTCTGTTTCTCGCCGCACGTCATGTCCAGAGTACATCGGAAACACTCGAGAAGAAGAAAACACCGCTTCTTCCATGGTCTTAGCAGGAAAGCTAACCCCGCCCTGTGA
- the LOC100286340 gene encoding PHD finger-like domain-containing protein 5A, whose product MAKHHPDLIMCRKQPGIAIGRLCEKCDGKCVVCDSYVRPCTLVRVCDECNYGSFQGRCVICGGVGISDAYYCKECTQQEKDRDGCPKIVNLGSAKTDLFYERKKYGFKKR is encoded by the coding sequence ATGGCGAAGCATCATCCTGATCTCATCATGTGCCGGAAGCAGCCTGGCATCGCGATTGGCCGCCTTTGCGAGAAATGTGATGGCAAGTGTGTTGTCTGCGACTCGTACGTGCGCCCATGTACGCTTGTCCGGGTCTGCGACGAGTGCAATTATGGTTCGTTCCAGGGAAGGTGTGTGATCTGTGGAGGAGTCGGCATCTCAGACGCTTACTACTGCAAGGAGTGCACCCAGCAGGAGAAGGACCGGGACGGTTGCCCCAAGATCGTGAATCTCGGAAGCGCCAAGACGGATCTCTtctatgagcgcaagaagtatggtTTTAAGAAGAGATGA